A region of the Trueperaceae bacterium genome:
CCTCCGGGTCGGCGAGCGACATGTCGGCCGGCCGGTAGAAGTGCTTGGCGGCGAGCCGCTGGCCCTCGGGCGAGTAGAGGTACTCGAGGTACGCCTCGGCGACCTCCCGCGTGCCGTGCGCGTCGACGTTCTCGTCGACCACGGCCACCACGGGCTGGGCCAGCATGGAGACCGAGGGCACCACGACCTCGTAGTCCTCGGCGCCGAACTGCGAGACGATGAGCAGCGCCTCGTTCTCCCAGGCGATGAGCACGTCGCCGATGCGCCGCTGCACGAACGTGGTCGTGGAGCCGCGGGCGCCCGTGTCGAGCATGGCCACGTTGCGGTAGATGGCGCCGACGAACTCGCGCACCCGCTCGACGTCGCCGCCGTACTCCCGGTAGGCCCAGGCCCAGGCGGCCAGGTAGTTCCACCGCGCCGCTCCCGAGGTCTTCGGGTTCGGCGTCACGACCGCCACGTCGTCCCTCACCAGGTCGTCCCAGTCCTCGATGCCCTTCGGGTTGCCGGCCCTCACGACGAAGACCATCGTCGAGGTGTACGGCGACGAGCCGTTGGGCAGGCGCTCACGCCAGTCGGGAGCG
Encoded here:
- a CDS encoding sulfate ABC transporter substrate-binding protein: MVSATPRSSRLSLAASLAVALCLTSAAHAQVTLLNVSYDPTREFYREFNEAFAAHWLEETGETVVVNQSHGGSGAQARAVVEGLQADVVTLALQSDVDAIAELSGLIAPDWRERLPNGSSPYTSTMVFVVRAGNPKGIEDWDDLVRDDVAVVTPNPKTSGAARWNYLAAWAWAYREYGGDVERVREFVGAIYRNVAMLDTGARGSTTTFVQRRIGDVLIAWENEALLIVSQFGAEDYEVVVPSVSMLAQPVVAVVDENVDAHGTREVAEAYLEYLYSPEGQRLAAKHFYRPADMSLADPEDAARFAETELVSIDDEMFGGWANAQRVHFGDGGEFDQLFGR